A genomic region of Raphanus sativus cultivar WK10039 chromosome 6, ASM80110v3, whole genome shotgun sequence contains the following coding sequences:
- the LOC108812520 gene encoding leucine-rich repeat extensin-like protein 7, producing the protein MDAFKNFKADFDLDSQQKTGALSEEVRNRKITQTQNSIKPLPPHEPLYSYSSLINASTTLSVKKPRHNHLNSTSFSFQVSTFPRNTKTDTLLISVISLKKGTIRRTMRSNKKKGNNNFKLLSLFLFLGTCVGDYGIGVGIGEGGVFVGGNGGGNANSAPKQQTNPAYSALQSWKTAITEDPSGVLKTWVGEDVCSYKGIFCSGSSVTAIDLNKANLKGVIVKDLSLLSDLTILHLNTNRFSGQIPDSLRALSSLQELDLSNNGFSGPFPQVTLYIPNLVYLDLRFNAFTGSIPVSLFNKQLDAILLNNNGFTGEIPGNLGSSSASLINLANNKLSGEIPTSFGISGSKLKEVLFLNNQLTGCIPESIGLFSDIEVLDVSFNSLMGHVPDTISCLSEIEVLNLGHNKFSGDLPDLLCSLRNLMNLTVAFNFFSGFSSECSRISFGFDFAGNCIPGKGYQRPQPDCSVIPGGSLSCLRIPAQPLTCAAILGLRATSLTP; encoded by the coding sequence TAACTCAGACCCAAAACTCCATAAAACCTCTGCCCCCACATGAGCCATTATACTCTTACTCATCATTAATCAATGCTTCAACAACACTCTCCGTAAAGAAACCTCGACACAACCATCTCAACTCAACTTCATTCTCTTTCCAAGTCTCCACATTCCCCAGAAACACAAAGACAGACACACTTTTAATCAGTGTGATCAGTCTCAAAAAGGGTACAATAAGAAGAACAATGAGGAGTAATAAGAAGAAAGGCAACAACAACTTTAAGCTACTGAGTTTGTTTCTCTTCCTGGGTACATGCGTCGGAGACTACGGCATTGGAGTAGGAATCGGCGAAGGCGGGGTTTTTGTCGGCGGCAACGGTGGCGGAAACGCTAATTCCGCTCCAAAGCAACAGACAAACCCAGCTTACAGTGCACTTCAATCCTGGAAAACCGCCATTACAGAGGACCCATCCGGCGTTCTCAAGACATGGGTCGGCGAAGACGTCTGTTCTTACAAAGGAATCTTCTGCTCGGGCTCATCAGTAACCGCCATAGATCTAAACAAAGCCAACCTCAAAGGCGTCATCGTCAAAGACCTCTCACTTCTCTCCGATTTAACCATCCTCCATCTCAACACCAACAGATTCTCCGGTCAGATCCCAGATTCCCTCAGAGCCTTATCTTCTCTCCAAGAACTCGATCTCAGCAACAACGGATTCTCAGGCCCTTTCCCTCAAGTCACGCTCTACATCCCTAACCTCGTCTACTTAGATCTCCGGTTCAACGCCTTCACCGGTTCGATCCCGGTTAGTCTATTCAACAAACAATTAGACGCGATTCTTCTCAACAACAACGGATTCACCGGAGAAATCCCCGGAAACCTCGGATCCTCGTCTGCTTCGCTGATTAATTTAGCGAACAACAAGTTATCCGGCGAGATTCCGACGAGTTTCGGCATTTCCGGTTCGAAATTAAAAGAGGTTCTGTTCTTGAATAACCAGCTAACCGGTTGTATACCGGAATCGATCGGTTTGTTTTCCGACATCGAGGTCCTCGACGTTAGTTTCAACTCCTTGATGGGCCACGTCCCCGACACGATCTCTTGCCTGTCGGAGATCGAGGTTCTGAACCTCGGGCACAACAAATTCTCCGGCGATCTTCCCGATTTGCTCTGCTCTTTGAGGAACCTGATGAATCTCACCGTCGCTTTCAACTTCTTCTCCGGGTTCAGCTCGGAGTGTTCGAGGATCAGCTTCGGGTTTGACTTCGCCGGGAACTGTATCCCCGGCAAGGGTTATCAGCGGCCGCAGCCTGACTGCTCGGTGATCCCCGGCGGCTCGTTGAGTTGCCTCAGGATTCCTGCGCAGCCGCTGACGTGTGCCGCGATCCTGGGGCTGAGAGCGACTTCGTTGACtccatga
- the LOC108812524 gene encoding 40S ribosomal protein S30 — MGKVHGSLARAGKVRGQTPKVAKQDKKKKPRGRAHKRLQHNRRFVTAVVGFGKKRGPNSSEK, encoded by the exons ATGG GAAAGGTGCACGGTTCATTGGCTCGGGCCGGGAAGGTGAGAGGTCAGACACCGAAAGTGGCTAAGcaggacaagaagaagaagcctcgTGGTCGTGCTCACAAGAGATTGCAACACAACCGCCGTTTCGTCACCGCcg TTGTTGGCTTTGGCAAGAAGAGAGGACCGAACTCATCTGAGAAGTAG
- the LOC108806103 gene encoding uncharacterized protein LOC108806103, translated as MVESCETSSSWDVAIDSSNIGFKLLKKQGWKEGTGLGISQQGILVPLHIQLKNNKRGLGAENTTKRKEAAKPHSIATDSKQVAKKNKKLSKKMRKMIEHEKHLQEKEFERAFFREFWPDNV; from the coding sequence ATGGTGGAGTCCTGCGAAACAAGCAGTTCATGGGATGTTGCAATAGATTCATCAAACATAGGGTTTAAGCTTCTAAAGAAACAAGGATGGAAGGAAGGCACTGGTCTTGGAATCTCTCAACAGGGTATATTGGTGCCTCTACACATTCAGCTCAAAAACAACAAACGAGGACTCGGAGCTGAAAACACAACTAAGAGAAAAGAAGCGGCAAAGCCTCACTCTATTGCTACAGATTCTAAACAAGTCGCtaagaaaaacaagaaactaTCTAAGAAGATGCGGAAGATGATTGAGCATGAGAAACACTTGCAGGAAAAGGAATTTGAACGAGCTTTCTTTAGGGAGTTCTGGCCTGATAATGTATAA
- the LOC108812521 gene encoding profilin-5, giving the protein MSWQTYVDEHLMCDVGDGQGHHLTAAAIIGHDGSVWAQSANFPQFKPQEMTDIMKDFDEPGHLAPTGMFLAGLKYMVIQGEPGAVIRGKKGAGGITIKKTGQSMVFGLYEEPVTPGQCNMVVERLGDYLIEQDL; this is encoded by the exons ATGTCGTGGCAAACTTACGTTGATGAGCACTTAATGTGCGATGTCGGTGACGGCCAAGGTCACCACCTCACCGCTGCCGCCATCATCGGCCATGACGGTAGCGTTTGGGCTCAGAGCGCTAATTTTCCTCAG TTCAAGCCTCAAGAGATGACAGATATCATGAAAGATTTCGATGAGCCGGGTCACCTTGCTCCCACTGGTATGTTTCTTGCAGGACTAAAGTATATGGTCATCCAAGGCGAGCCTGGTGCAGTCATCCGTGGCAAGAAG GGAGCTGGAGGAATAACGATCAAGAAAACAGGACAATCAATGGTGTTTGGTTTGTACGAAGAACCGGTGACTCCAGGACAATGTAACATGGTCGTCGAGAGGTTGGGTGATTACTTGATCGAACAGGACCTCTGA
- the LOC108812522 gene encoding profilin-1, which produces MSWQSYVDDHLMCDVEGSQLTAAAILGHDGSVWAQSAAFPQLKTEEVNGINKDFEEPGFLAPTGLFLGGAKYMVIQGEPGAVIRGKKGPGGVTIKKTNQALVIGIYEEPMTGGQCNLVVERLGDYLIESDL; this is translated from the exons atgtcgtGGCAATCGTACGTTGACGACCACCTTATGTGCGATGTCGAAGGCAGCCAACTCACAGCCGCCGCCATCCTCGGTCATGACGGCAGTGTCTGGGCTCAGAGCGCCGCTTTCCCTCAg TTGAAGACTGAAGAAGTCAATGGGATCAACAAGGACTTCGAGGAGCCCGGGTTTCTTGCCCCGACCGGTTTATTTCTCGGTGGAGCGAAATACATGGTTATTCAAGGTGAACCAGGAGCTGTCATCCGAGGGAAGAAG GGACCTGGAGGTGTTACTATTAAGAAGACGAACCAAGCCTTGGTCATTGGTATCTACGAGGAGCCTATGACTGGAGGTCAATGCAATTTGGTTGTGGAAAGGCTCGGGGATTACCTCATCGAGTCTGATCTCTAA